One stretch of Methanocellales archaeon DNA includes these proteins:
- a CDS encoding isopropylmalate synthase produces MPKIKLPLGQEIKVSDSTLRDGAQMPGIVLKKSHKLCIYDYLHDIGIEKVEVFLYNERDRSAVRDMLDRGYDLPEVTGWARAVPKDIDLIISMEGIEETGILMSVSDVHIFDKMGLNSREEAEKKYLNALQYAIDHGLRVRCHLEDITRADFDGFVTPFVKKILEIAPDALIRVCDTLNYGLPFPEVDLPYGIPKMIKLLKDLGAKDIETHVHDDFGLGLTNTLAGYWYGANWSNLTFLGIGERAGNTEIEKLLIFLICRVGGFQKYNPASLVKFAEYMENEIGIRVPRNKAIVGKNVFAHESGIHTAGIIKNPFTYEPFPPELVGGKRQLMIGDSSGNEVIRYKVEETLRELMHLDLSIDKNDPRIQSIKSDIQKLYDDESRVSCISDEELRAYAEKYFLLESIVEKDISKKEE; encoded by the coding sequence ATGCCCAAGATAAAACTGCCATTGGGTCAAGAGATTAAGGTCTCTGACAGCACGCTAAGGGATGGGGCCCAGATGCCTGGTATCGTGCTTAAAAAGTCCCATAAATTGTGTATATACGATTACTTGCATGATATCGGGATAGAGAAGGTGGAGGTATTCCTGTACAATGAGCGTGACAGAAGTGCAGTAAGGGATATGCTGGACAGGGGGTATGATCTCCCGGAGGTTACCGGATGGGCAAGGGCGGTTCCAAAAGATATAGACCTGATTATAAGCATGGAGGGCATAGAAGAGACAGGTATATTGATGTCAGTCTCTGATGTACACATATTTGACAAGATGGGTCTTAACAGCAGAGAGGAAGCTGAGAAAAAGTATCTTAACGCTTTGCAATATGCGATTGATCATGGTTTGAGAGTGAGATGTCATCTTGAGGATATAACCAGAGCGGATTTCGATGGATTTGTCACTCCATTTGTTAAGAAGATATTGGAGATAGCACCAGATGCGCTTATAAGGGTTTGTGACACGTTGAATTATGGGCTGCCTTTTCCTGAAGTAGACCTCCCCTACGGCATCCCAAAAATGATCAAACTGCTTAAGGACCTAGGCGCCAAAGACATAGAGACCCATGTTCACGATGATTTCGGGCTTGGATTGACCAATACTTTGGCAGGGTATTGGTATGGCGCTAATTGGTCGAACTTGACTTTTCTGGGAATTGGCGAGAGGGCTGGCAACACTGAGATTGAGAAGCTGTTGATTTTTTTGATATGCAGGGTGGGGGGTTTTCAAAAATATAACCCTGCGAGCCTTGTCAAATTTGCAGAGTACATGGAAAATGAAATAGGGATAAGGGTGCCAAGGAACAAAGCCATCGTTGGAAAAAACGTATTCGCCCATGAGAGTGGGATTCACACCGCAGGGATCATCAAAAATCCATTTACATATGAGCCATTTCCTCCAGAACTCGTCGGCGGGAAACGGCAGCTGATGATAGGGGATTCCTCCGGGAATGAAGTAATACGCTACAAGGTAGAGGAGACGTTGAGGGAATTAATGCATCTGGATTTGTCCATAGATAAAAACGATCCTCGCATACAAAGCATCAAAAGCGACATTCAAAAATTATATGATGATGAAAGCAGGGTTTCATGCATCTCAGATGAGGAGTTGAGGGCTTATGCTGAGAAGTACTTCCTACTGGAGAGCATCGTCGAAAAAGACATCTCCAAAAAAGAAGAGTAG